One stretch of Paenibacillus sp. AN1007 DNA includes these proteins:
- a CDS encoding sensor domain-containing diguanylate cyclase, whose protein sequence is MDNLVVQALNKTKMGIIIIDRQLKILVWNGWLERFTGMSAEDVLGKNLLQICPRFKANMYLNILQNALYHGQSRFCSSALHKNFILPKDGGDESFYRQNLHVEPLYENDHSYALLQISDTTNTSTRVYKLKNLIKELETEYTKIKVSEKISKHLSLHDSLTGLPNRLAYKDRLAWAISNAVRSETRFAVLYIDTDGFKQINDTYGHEIGDQVLMEVARRLKGNIRSTDCVARLGGDEFSIILNQLKQDNDAEIVAQNLTAAFAIPIHVNAIEIHLSASIGISLFPKDGQDPTELLKLADMAMYRIKKNGKRGYAFFHPEIDQVW, encoded by the coding sequence ATGGATAATCTCGTTGTACAGGCACTGAACAAAACAAAGATGGGGATTATAATTATCGATAGACAATTGAAAATTCTCGTGTGGAATGGCTGGCTTGAACGTTTTACAGGTATGTCTGCCGAAGATGTGTTGGGAAAAAATCTGCTGCAGATCTGCCCCAGATTCAAGGCCAATATGTATCTGAATATATTACAAAATGCGCTGTACCACGGGCAGAGCAGATTCTGCTCCAGCGCTTTACATAAAAACTTTATCCTTCCGAAGGATGGAGGAGATGAGAGCTTTTACAGACAGAATCTGCATGTTGAACCGCTTTATGAGAACGATCACAGTTATGCACTGCTGCAGATTAGCGATACAACCAATACGAGTACTCGGGTGTACAAGCTTAAAAATCTGATTAAAGAACTGGAGACAGAATATACGAAGATCAAAGTATCGGAGAAGATCAGCAAACATCTATCTCTCCATGATTCCTTGACAGGTCTTCCTAATCGGCTTGCTTACAAGGACCGTCTTGCATGGGCTATTAGCAATGCGGTCAGAAGTGAGACGCGTTTTGCCGTACTGTATATCGATACTGATGGATTCAAGCAGATTAATGATACTTACGGTCACGAAATAGGAGATCAGGTGTTAATGGAAGTCGCCCGGCGATTGAAGGGAAACATCCGCAGTACGGACTGCGTGGCAAGACTAGGCGGAGATGAGTTCAGCATTATTCTGAACCAGCTTAAGCAGGATAATGACGCGGAGATTGTTGCTCAGAACCTGACGGCAGCATTTGCAATACCGATTCATGTGAACGCGATCGAGATCCACTTGTCAGCAAGCATTGGCATCAGTCTTTTTCCTAAGGATGGCCAAGATCCGACTGAACTTCTCAAGCTTGCAGATATGGCGATGTACCGCATCAAGAAAAACGGAAAGCGCGGTTATGCCTTCTTTCATCCTGAAATTGATCAAGTCTGGTGA
- a CDS encoding chemotaxis protein CheC produces the protein MLNELQKDLLTELVNVYVGQAANMLSEIVDKHIVLSIPEVDLISIAEVDPEDRRYNILFAEGHLFRSSLQFGHQFQGKAFLMFPAEQAKVLANMCLGELTENLNANNCHLMDTDLDVLQEVSNVLLNAIIGEFGNFLEMKLEYVLPDIELIHVTRSDPQILLQNEVYILVLHTSFLLADTDVKGIIVIALSMDSISSLLNKIDALLEGNHG, from the coding sequence ATGCTGAATGAGCTGCAGAAAGATCTGCTGACCGAACTGGTGAACGTATATGTTGGACAAGCAGCAAACATGTTATCGGAGATTGTAGACAAGCATATTGTACTCAGTATCCCTGAAGTTGATCTCATCTCTATTGCTGAAGTTGACCCGGAGGATCGCAGATATAATATTTTATTCGCGGAAGGTCATCTCTTCAGGTCATCGCTGCAGTTCGGACATCAGTTTCAAGGCAAAGCGTTCCTCATGTTTCCTGCAGAACAGGCAAAAGTGCTGGCGAACATGTGTCTTGGAGAGCTTACGGAGAACCTCAATGCGAATAATTGCCACCTGATGGATACCGATCTCGATGTGCTGCAGGAAGTCAGCAATGTGCTGCTTAATGCCATTATCGGTGAATTTGGAAACTTCCTTGAAATGAAACTGGAATATGTCCTCCCGGATATTGAACTGATTCATGTTACGCGGTCTGATCCGCAAATTCTGCTTCAAAACGAAGTATACATATTGGTGCTGCACACCTCCTTTTTACTGGCGGATACAGATGTAAAAGGAATTATCGTTATTGCATTGAGCATGGATTCCATCTCCAGTCTGCTGAATAAAATAGATGCTCTGCTGGAGGGTAACCATGGATAA
- a CDS encoding response regulator yields MKVLIVEDSMFVQKMMSKLIGDHIPNCEIRTATNGEEGYRLYQDFKPDLITTDLLMPGLNGQDMLRLIREKDQNVRIIILSADIQKATREEVEELGITGFLNKPLTAEKANTLLQMIQVAHYAE; encoded by the coding sequence ATGAAAGTATTAATTGTGGAAGATTCAATGTTTGTGCAGAAAATGATGAGCAAGTTGATTGGCGATCATATTCCGAATTGCGAAATTCGAACAGCCACCAACGGTGAAGAGGGATACCGACTTTATCAGGATTTCAAGCCTGATTTGATCACGACGGATCTTTTGATGCCTGGACTTAACGGCCAGGATATGCTTCGCTTGATTCGGGAAAAAGATCAGAACGTCCGCATTATTATATTGTCAGCGGATATTCAGAAAGCTACCCGTGAAGAAGTGGAAGAGCTGGGTATCACAGGATTTCTAAATAAGCCGCTAACAGCAGAAAAAGCGAATACACTGCTGCAGATGATTCAGGTGGCACATTATGCTGAATGA
- a CDS encoding L-fucose isomerase, which produces MNQDTHRYDSGFPKIGIRPIVDRRKLVKAALADSTMELAREAAAEITEVLRNPDGSPVQVIIFEPCISGVTEAARCGEQFRKEGVGVVVTVSNGWCYPLETMETDPTLPHAVWGFNGTERPGAVYLAALHAAHNQKGLPIFKIYGKHIQDQDERKLPEDVRDQLIRFARAGMAAALLRGRSYLSIGPVSMGIAGCIVDEYFYQRYLGMKNAYVDMTEVSRRLDKHIYDQQEFVTAMAWAARHCVEGPDPNPESVRISPENKMKNWETSIRMTLIVRDLMIGNPRLAEMGYEEEAYGYNAIASGFQGQREWTDHQPSADVLEAILCSSFDWNGIREPYMIATENDNLNAITMLFNHYLSYTAQIFADVRAYWSPEAVERATGWKPDGLTANGFIHLINSGPAALDGTGEQQRDGQPVMKPHWEIETQEVQACLNAVRWRPTYMDQFAGGGYSTDYTTRGQMPVTMARINLVAGLGPVVQLAEGYTVDLPEEVHQQLDLRTTPTWPTTWFVPNLVEDDPVFGDVYNVMAAWGSNHCAVSYGHIGADLITLASMLRIPVNMHNVDSSRIFRPSAWSAFGTKDLEAADYRACAAYGPLYGSV; this is translated from the coding sequence ATGAATCAGGATACACATCGTTATGACAGCGGCTTTCCCAAGATCGGTATTCGTCCGATCGTGGATCGCCGCAAACTTGTAAAGGCGGCGCTGGCTGACAGTACTATGGAACTCGCTCGTGAAGCAGCGGCTGAGATCACGGAAGTTCTTCGAAATCCGGACGGCTCGCCCGTGCAGGTCATTATCTTTGAACCCTGCATCTCCGGAGTGACAGAGGCTGCCCGATGTGGTGAACAATTTCGCAAGGAAGGCGTAGGTGTCGTGGTCACCGTGTCGAATGGCTGGTGTTATCCGCTGGAGACGATGGAGACAGACCCCACACTGCCGCATGCTGTCTGGGGATTTAATGGCACTGAACGTCCTGGTGCTGTCTATCTGGCTGCGCTGCATGCAGCACACAACCAAAAGGGGTTACCCATCTTCAAAATTTACGGGAAACACATTCAGGATCAGGACGAACGCAAGCTTCCCGAGGACGTACGTGATCAGTTAATCCGTTTCGCTCGTGCGGGAATGGCGGCAGCTCTGCTTCGCGGCAGGTCTTATCTGTCCATTGGCCCTGTCTCGATGGGCATAGCTGGCTGCATTGTCGATGAATATTTCTACCAGCGTTATCTCGGCATGAAAAATGCTTATGTTGATATGACAGAAGTCAGCCGCAGACTCGACAAACACATCTATGACCAGCAGGAATTCGTAACCGCCATGGCTTGGGCCGCACGCCACTGCGTAGAAGGGCCCGACCCCAATCCGGAATCGGTCCGGATCAGCCCGGAGAACAAAATGAAAAACTGGGAAACCTCGATCCGTATGACGTTGATTGTACGAGATCTGATGATTGGCAATCCCAGACTGGCGGAGATGGGTTATGAGGAAGAAGCGTACGGTTATAACGCCATTGCATCCGGATTTCAGGGGCAGCGGGAATGGACAGATCACCAGCCAAGCGCTGATGTGCTCGAAGCCATCCTGTGCAGTTCCTTCGATTGGAACGGTATTCGAGAGCCGTATATGATCGCCACCGAGAATGATAATCTCAACGCGATCACCATGCTGTTTAACCATTATCTGTCGTATACCGCTCAGATTTTTGCCGATGTACGTGCTTACTGGAGCCCGGAAGCTGTAGAGCGAGCCACGGGATGGAAGCCAGACGGGTTAACAGCGAATGGTTTCATCCATCTGATTAATTCAGGTCCGGCAGCACTGGACGGAACAGGGGAGCAGCAGCGTGACGGCCAGCCTGTAATGAAGCCGCATTGGGAGATTGAAACGCAGGAAGTGCAGGCCTGCCTAAATGCTGTCAGATGGCGCCCAACCTACATGGATCAGTTTGCCGGAGGCGGATATTCTACAGACTATACAACGCGCGGGCAGATGCCGGTGACGATGGCACGTATCAATCTCGTCGCAGGTCTGGGACCCGTGGTTCAACTGGCCGAAGGTTATACGGTGGATTTGCCGGAAGAGGTGCATCAGCAGTTGGATTTGCGAACAACCCCAACCTGGCCTACAACATGGTTTGTGCCAAATCTGGTGGAAGATGATCCTGTTTTTGGTGATGTGTATAATGTAATGGCAGCTTGGGGGTCCAATCATTGTGCCGTCAGTTATGGTCACATTGGTGCAGACTTGATTACACTTGCCAGTATGCTTCGCATTCCGGTTAACATGCATAATGTGGATTCAAGCCGCATTTTCCGGCCCAGCGCCTGGTCTGCATTTGGAACGAAAGATCTGGAGGCCGCAGACTACCGCGCTTGTGCTGCATATGGCCCGCTGTATGGTTCAGTTTAA
- a CDS encoding family 78 glycoside hydrolase catalytic domain, producing the protein MTSMKRSESERIDPIDEAVERTDNQIVMKSDQWAAEWITRKAQPCEDWTAYQAEVVLHIEADGASFLFGYQDENNHGGIEFAENQKEPGNDQLVNSCLMSVYYIKQGIRHNLDEVAVSLLERKAAPIKLKVNTENEVWHVMVNEQRICSYRAASYEGTVGFRTKEGQKAVFRDLKLTGTNGRVLYSNRFYDPQTTHCTAGSIHASGNGLVLEGNMLSICTSPLPVDSPLFRKTFDLTFLPIEARLRIYSIGWYELHINGNRADERVLAPANTPYNHSMLYDTYDVTHLIQEGHNVLGVWLGNGYHFNYSRWGWKWNRDKALILQLDLRFEDGSTHSITTDSSWSSAAGPILVNDIYDGESYDARLEQLGWSQPGFIENNDWSSVVSAEPPAGKLKENQQPPVVPFEPLEPTAVFHPRPGVNVYDFGQNISGWARIQVKGRAGSEVRMKYSELIDESGCIDPWTNRNAKASDTYILRGEGEEKYEPRFTYHGFRYVEVSAGSCSISIQAVPVHADVESAGTFECSDEMLNQLYSNIRWSYLNNLVSIPTDCCQRDERTPCLMDSAVVEEAGMHHFNMQRYYRKWLEDIEDSMTNPDWSGDKVSLPWHLYQHYNDLEALRRSYPSMKTYIDHLHEKWPEHIVKEGFGDWCPPNGDGWENYFHEVELVNTSVYYEITSITAETASILGIQADYNRYRKLAGDINRAFQDKFHTGDGIYGSASQTAQLMPLAYGMVPVKLRAAAAARLVQAIAEKDGHLHTGIYGTRYLLDVLADYGHIDTAYELLSKKEYPGFGYQIERGATTLWEQWSEKGGMHSHDHAMFGGISASFYTRLAGIRPNSPGYEKIWIEPFIPSKLNKVSASLRTAYGLITSSWKKDQAGLHIQVEVPEGTTGTLVMPAAVVTAAKLPRIHELNPGKYSFSLPFERNL; encoded by the coding sequence ATGACATCAATGAAGAGAAGCGAGTCAGAACGGATCGACCCGATTGATGAAGCAGTTGAACGGACGGACAATCAAATTGTAATGAAATCGGATCAATGGGCTGCGGAGTGGATCACTCGCAAGGCACAACCATGTGAAGATTGGACTGCATATCAGGCAGAAGTTGTTCTGCATATCGAAGCAGATGGAGCTTCATTTCTTTTCGGTTATCAGGATGAAAACAATCATGGCGGGATCGAATTCGCTGAGAATCAAAAGGAGCCCGGGAATGATCAGCTTGTGAACTCCTGTCTCATGTCCGTTTACTATATAAAACAAGGTATACGTCATAACTTGGATGAGGTTGCGGTGTCTTTACTTGAAAGAAAGGCAGCGCCCATCAAACTCAAAGTAAACACAGAAAACGAAGTATGGCACGTGATGGTGAATGAGCAGCGGATTTGTTCATACAGGGCAGCTTCTTATGAAGGAACAGTCGGATTTCGCACGAAAGAAGGACAAAAAGCGGTCTTTCGCGACTTGAAGCTTACGGGCACGAACGGTCGCGTGCTGTATTCCAACCGTTTTTACGATCCCCAAACGACGCACTGTACAGCAGGTTCGATTCATGCTTCAGGTAATGGGCTGGTGCTGGAAGGAAATATGCTGTCGATCTGTACCTCACCACTCCCGGTAGATAGTCCGCTGTTTCGTAAAACATTTGACCTGACTTTCCTCCCGATTGAAGCCAGATTACGCATCTATTCGATTGGGTGGTATGAGCTTCATATCAATGGAAATCGTGCGGATGAGCGCGTACTTGCTCCGGCGAACACACCGTATAACCACAGCATGCTTTATGACACGTATGACGTAACCCATTTGATTCAAGAGGGACATAATGTGCTGGGCGTGTGGCTGGGGAACGGGTACCATTTTAACTACTCACGCTGGGGCTGGAAATGGAACAGGGATAAAGCATTGATCCTGCAGCTGGACCTCCGGTTCGAGGATGGGAGTACACATAGCATCACCACGGATTCTTCCTGGTCATCTGCGGCAGGCCCTATTCTTGTCAATGATATCTATGATGGGGAGTCCTATGATGCAAGACTGGAGCAGCTTGGTTGGAGCCAACCCGGTTTTATTGAAAATAACGACTGGTCAAGCGTGGTGAGCGCTGAGCCCCCTGCAGGCAAACTGAAGGAAAATCAACAACCTCCGGTTGTGCCCTTTGAACCGCTGGAACCAACAGCAGTCTTTCATCCGCGTCCCGGCGTAAATGTATACGATTTCGGGCAGAACATCTCGGGATGGGCCCGAATTCAGGTTAAGGGCCGGGCAGGGAGTGAAGTAAGGATGAAATACAGCGAACTGATCGATGAATCAGGTTGTATTGATCCATGGACGAATCGAAACGCCAAGGCGTCAGACACTTACATTCTTCGTGGAGAAGGTGAAGAAAAATATGAACCACGTTTCACATATCATGGCTTCCGTTATGTTGAAGTCAGCGCTGGTTCCTGCTCGATCTCCATTCAGGCTGTTCCGGTTCATGCCGATGTAGAATCGGCAGGCACGTTTGAATGCTCGGATGAGATGCTTAACCAGCTTTACAGTAACATTCGCTGGTCCTATCTGAACAACCTGGTGAGCATCCCGACAGACTGCTGTCAGCGTGATGAACGCACTCCCTGCCTCATGGATTCCGCTGTTGTTGAGGAGGCGGGCATGCACCATTTCAATATGCAGCGTTATTACCGCAAATGGCTGGAGGATATTGAGGACAGCATGACTAATCCCGATTGGAGCGGAGACAAAGTCTCTCTTCCATGGCATCTTTATCAGCATTATAACGATCTGGAAGCGCTGCGCCGCAGTTACCCGTCTATGAAGACATACATTGACCATCTGCATGAGAAGTGGCCTGAACACATAGTGAAGGAGGGCTTTGGAGACTGGTGTCCTCCGAATGGCGATGGCTGGGAGAACTATTTCCATGAAGTTGAACTTGTGAATACGAGTGTTTATTACGAAATCACTTCAATTACTGCCGAAACGGCATCCATATTAGGAATACAGGCAGATTATAATCGCTATCGGAAGCTGGCTGGTGACATCAATCGAGCCTTCCAGGACAAGTTTCACACAGGTGACGGCATCTATGGGAGCGCTTCTCAGACAGCGCAGCTCATGCCGCTTGCCTACGGTATGGTACCAGTCAAACTGCGCGCTGCCGCCGCAGCCCGGCTGGTGCAGGCTATCGCCGAAAAAGACGGACATCTTCACACAGGCATCTATGGTACAAGATATCTGTTAGACGTGTTGGCAGATTACGGACACATTGATACAGCTTACGAGCTGCTGAGCAAAAAGGAATACCCCGGGTTTGGTTATCAGATCGAACGCGGAGCAACGACGCTATGGGAGCAGTGGAGTGAGAAAGGAGGCATGCATTCGCATGATCACGCGATGTTTGGCGGCATCAGCGCCTCTTTTTATACAAGGCTGGCAGGCATAAGGCCTAACTCACCAGGTTATGAAAAAATATGGATTGAGCCTTTTATCCCCAGCAAATTGAATAAGGTTAGTGCGTCCCTAAGGACTGCATATGGTCTCATTACTTCATCTTGGAAGAAGGATCAAGCAGGGCTGCATATACAGGTAGAAGTTCCTGAAGGAACGACAGGCACACTTGTTATGCCCGCCGCTGTCGTTACGGCAGCAAAACTGCCGCGTATCCATGAGTTGAACCCTGGAAAGTACAGCTTCTCTCTTCCGTTCGAGAGGAATTTGTAA
- a CDS encoding sugar-binding domain-containing protein produces the protein MTNISYYYPVEGKRFLDEVQDDAYARSPLHGDAWVEMDSRIPVLSIPNEVQTMSSFQTSSSKSENSMLLSGIWRMKGSEPADHGDPAPATGWFGRKAKPSEGMRDRWYDPDHDRSDWLEVKVPTTVQQALVDLELMADPHWNTNTIDELEQNGTPQETPLWFRRTRVECREWWFATALEVPETWEGRRLSLTFDGIDYSGTVFLNGVSLGHHQGMFGGPVHDITELVQWNEVNVLVVRIDPAPQSWNGLMKPSPGFGWHYGHLISLGIWKDVWVTVQPDIALLDPYLVTMSCTSDEALLQLEFTTESSLTERTSLTIEGLIRLKTEKSSRDDWRNPTSAVQSTADERGSRVDTSFIFSIEVPRGRSKFSTVFKLSRPNLWWPSGYGEQPIYELILRSASGSCEHKDADIDGLSRESAPESLLGSVGGYADTKPVNVSEIRTSFAIRTLEMRPMTEAVPETDYRWQFVINGESMFIKGANWCWPDVMLTQKEGQIERLLELARRGHVQMLRAWGGGLVESDEFYDLCDQKGIMVYQEFPLCWGPPDAPVTDLGVIDRQTALSVKRLRNHPSLIMWGGGNENGAHGGADEGLFLVGKRCREFDPSRPFHRTDPWGGSAHNWNVYHGGEPLEEAVVAMPSVFYGEFGIPSQTNISSCLRYMPEEALSSFPPTEESRGWKAHFHQFSLKDVIKVMRYASYGPIQSWEDYIIYSQTAQGDAIRLVADVQRAGTGKDKSGFWYYKFTDCFPGHSWAVIDYYGTAKLSYYRAKQASRPQNAFITAGKLEGWLAGEVFRADLHLVNDSRETLSNVTVRVTMFSSQLTEWMTWNYPGLTVSPGRVYPIASLEKLLPEASAIQPFLAAVTLHSEDGRRLSDHWYWYNAQPKTAELLAFEQEHRHHSNEYSDHEAAHAFMLYGELPNAPMRELPSTTLEWYVQSADKDEKGRTGGTIVIHNSGMVPAIRVIIHHFPDDWSCYLDDNDFGLLPGEQRHIAYESGFEIRLDKLSVSAWNAPEVTLRTQP, from the coding sequence ATGACAAACATCTCGTATTATTATCCTGTTGAAGGTAAGCGTTTTCTGGATGAAGTACAGGACGATGCTTATGCCCGCTCTCCGCTTCATGGAGACGCATGGGTGGAGATGGACAGCCGCATTCCTGTTCTCTCTATTCCAAATGAAGTTCAAACGATGTCAAGCTTCCAGACCAGCAGCTCGAAGTCAGAGAATTCCATGCTGCTCTCCGGCATCTGGCGTATGAAGGGGAGCGAACCGGCGGATCATGGTGATCCCGCCCCGGCGACGGGCTGGTTTGGACGAAAAGCCAAGCCGAGTGAAGGAATGCGCGATCGTTGGTATGATCCGGATCATGATCGGAGTGACTGGCTCGAAGTCAAAGTTCCTACAACGGTGCAGCAGGCGCTGGTCGATCTGGAATTAATGGCTGATCCGCATTGGAACACAAATACCATTGATGAATTAGAACAGAACGGGACGCCTCAAGAGACTCCACTCTGGTTTCGCAGAACACGTGTGGAATGCAGGGAGTGGTGGTTTGCCACTGCGTTAGAAGTACCCGAGACGTGGGAGGGAAGACGGCTTTCCTTAACATTCGACGGTATCGACTACTCAGGCACAGTGTTTCTTAATGGTGTCTCACTTGGACATCATCAGGGTATGTTCGGCGGTCCGGTCCATGATATTACAGAGCTGGTTCAATGGAATGAGGTCAATGTGCTCGTCGTTCGAATCGACCCGGCGCCGCAAAGCTGGAATGGGCTGATGAAACCCAGTCCGGGCTTTGGCTGGCATTACGGCCATCTCATCTCACTTGGCATCTGGAAGGATGTATGGGTAACGGTTCAGCCGGATATTGCGCTGCTTGATCCCTATCTAGTAACCATGTCCTGCACTTCCGATGAAGCCCTGCTGCAATTGGAATTTACGACAGAGAGCAGCCTTACAGAGCGGACCTCATTAACGATTGAAGGCCTTATCCGTTTAAAAACGGAGAAGAGCAGCAGGGATGATTGGAGGAATCCAACGAGTGCAGTCCAATCGACTGCGGATGAAAGGGGCAGCCGTGTTGACACCAGCTTTATCTTTTCTATAGAAGTGCCCCGTGGGCGAAGCAAATTCAGTACTGTGTTTAAACTAAGCCGTCCTAACCTATGGTGGCCATCAGGATATGGAGAGCAGCCAATCTATGAGCTTATATTGAGGTCTGCTTCCGGCAGCTGTGAACATAAAGATGCAGACATCGATGGTTTGTCCCGCGAGTCAGCGCCTGAATCTTTGCTTGGATCAGTGGGCGGATATGCCGACACGAAGCCTGTTAACGTAAGTGAGATTCGAACTTCATTTGCAATCCGCACTCTTGAAATGAGGCCCATGACGGAGGCGGTGCCGGAAACCGACTATCGCTGGCAGTTTGTGATTAATGGCGAATCGATGTTTATCAAAGGAGCCAATTGGTGCTGGCCTGACGTCATGCTGACGCAAAAGGAAGGTCAGATTGAACGGCTGCTGGAGCTGGCACGCAGAGGTCATGTACAAATGCTGCGGGCATGGGGCGGCGGATTAGTGGAAAGTGATGAATTCTATGATTTATGTGATCAAAAAGGCATTATGGTATACCAGGAGTTCCCGCTTTGCTGGGGCCCGCCTGATGCTCCGGTAACAGATCTTGGCGTGATTGACCGTCAAACGGCACTTTCCGTTAAACGGCTGCGGAATCACCCTTCTTTGATCATGTGGGGTGGAGGCAATGAGAACGGAGCTCATGGAGGCGCAGATGAAGGACTTTTTCTGGTTGGAAAACGATGCCGCGAGTTTGATCCGTCGCGTCCATTTCACCGAACGGATCCTTGGGGAGGCAGCGCCCATAACTGGAACGTGTATCACGGCGGTGAACCGCTGGAAGAGGCAGTTGTGGCAATGCCTTCGGTATTTTACGGGGAATTCGGCATTCCGAGCCAGACCAATATCTCCAGTTGTCTGCGTTATATGCCGGAGGAGGCACTGTCCTCTTTTCCGCCAACCGAAGAAAGCAGGGGCTGGAAAGCTCATTTTCATCAATTCAGCCTGAAGGATGTTATTAAAGTAATGCGCTACGCATCATACGGACCTATCCAGAGCTGGGAGGACTACATCATATATTCACAGACCGCTCAGGGGGATGCCATCCGATTGGTCGCTGATGTACAGCGCGCAGGAACCGGCAAGGACAAGAGCGGATTCTGGTATTACAAATTCACCGACTGTTTCCCGGGACATTCCTGGGCAGTGATTGATTATTACGGCACAGCCAAGCTTTCCTATTATCGAGCCAAGCAGGCTTCACGTCCACAGAATGCTTTCATCACCGCCGGTAAACTGGAAGGCTGGCTGGCAGGGGAAGTGTTCCGGGCTGACCTGCATCTCGTGAACGACTCGCGAGAAACGCTTAGTAACGTGACTGTTCGAGTCACGATGTTCAGCAGCCAATTAACGGAATGGATGACTTGGAATTATCCGGGTTTAACCGTGTCTCCGGGACGGGTCTATCCCATTGCATCACTGGAAAAGCTCCTGCCGGAAGCTTCAGCCATTCAGCCTTTCCTCGCTGCAGTAACGCTCCATTCAGAAGATGGAAGACGGCTCTCCGATCATTGGTACTGGTATAACGCCCAGCCGAAAACTGCCGAACTGCTGGCCTTCGAGCAGGAGCACAGACACCATTCAAACGAATACTCGGATCATGAGGCAGCGCATGCCTTTATGCTGTACGGGGAACTACCCAATGCTCCAATGCGTGAGCTTCCCTCTACCACGCTTGAATGGTATGTCCAGTCAGCTGACAAGGATGAGAAGGGGAGGACGGGTGGAACGATTGTGATTCACAATTCGGGTATGGTGCCCGCAATCCGGGTAATCATTCACCATTTTCCCGATGATTGGAGCTGTTATCTGGATGACAATGATTTTGGTCTCCTGCCGGGAGAACAGAGACATATTGCTTATGAATCCGGCTTCGAAATTAGATTAGACAAACTGTCTGTCAGTGCCTGGAATGCACCTGAGGTGACGCTGCGTACCCAGCCATAG